TTCAACAACCGGCGCGGTTGCATCTCTTTGGCCGTGGCGGGGCTTAACCGTGGCACGGCTGCCTTGACGCCTCGTTTCTCCAACTCTTGGAGAAATCGGCAAAGAAATTGCGCGGTTGCGTCGGCGCCCAAAGTCCAGGAGGCGTTGGTATAGCCGATGACAAAGGCGGCATTGGGAACGTCTTGCAACATGATTCCGTGCCAGATATACTTCTCGGAAACATATTGAGGAATTCCGTCAACAGTGACCGAGGCTCCGCCCGCGATCTGCAGTTTCAATCCGGTGGCTGTAATGATTATATCCGCGTCCAGCTTCTCTCCAGAGTTGAGGACGACCCCGGATGCCGTGACCTCGCGGATTGTGTCGGTCTTCACCTCTGCGCGACCGGTATGCAAACTCTTAAAGAAGTCACCATCAGGGCATATGCAAAGACGTTGATCCCATGGGTTGTATCGTGGGTGGAAGTGCGGGTCGTGTGGAACGTGGGAGGGCAACTGGCGGGAGACGGACAGGCGGAGGATGAACCGGGCAAGGGTCGGGAAGGTTTGACAGAACAGGAAGAAAAAGCGCGAGCTAAGCAGCCAGTTCAGACGCTGTATTTTGCGATCGAGAGCCGCTGGGAGAATATAGCTCAACCACGAACGGTGCCGGTTCGGGAGGGAAAGAATATAGGTAGGACTCCGCTGGAGCATGGTAACatgcttggccttctgggcCAGGTTGGGAAGCAGAGTTACAGCGGTGGCACCACTACCAATGATAACAACTTTCTTGTCGCTATAGTCCAGGTCCTCGGGCCAGAACTGTGGGTGGATGATCTGCCCCTGAAATTGATCCAGCCCAGGGATCTCGGCTTGCAGAGGCGTGTGGTAGTCGTAATAGCCGGTGCCAAATACGATAAACCGGGCCGAGAATGACTTGGACTGTCCCTCATGTTCAACACTTAGTGACCAGGTGTTCTCTGCCGAAGACCAGTCGGCACCTAAAAGGCGATGTTCGAAGCGGATGTGCTTCTTGATGCCGTGGGTCTCAGCGGCGTTGTCTATGTATTTGACGATGGAGGGTCCATCGGCGATGGGGTTCCCATGGTCCCATGGGTGCCATGAAAATCCGAAAGTAAAGAGATCCGAGTCCGAACGAATTCCAGGATATTTGAAGAGATCCCAGGTGCCACCCAGGTTGTTACGGGCTTCGAGGATCGTATAGCGAAGCTTAGGGCTCTGAGACTGCAAGCGGTAGGCGGTGTTGATGCCGGAGATGCCGGCACCAATGATAATAACATCATAGGATTGCTCCATAGCGACAAGGTGCTTTAAGGTGGCAGGGATATCCATACGAGCTCTGTGGTCCGATTTATATGCTCTGGATATGCGGTAGGAGACATCTGCCAAATGGCTCACATGCCTCGGTTGTCCATTTCCGAAACGAGAAATCGTCGCGAGCTCCAGAAATGAGGAGAGGCGATGGCGGAGATTATATTTTCAAAGCTTTCGGCAGTGACAGTGACTTTAGGGGGATCGTCCGAACCGACAGTCTGGGGAAAAGGCCGAGGATCTGATTTCTAGCCTAATTTCTGCTGTGCCGAAGATCGTCTGTGGGGTCTATCCTTACCCAATCCAGTAATCGTTGCGATCCCTCACATGAAGACATGAAGTGAAACTCTACTACCCCTTCCGATGAAGTATTCTCgcaataaatatagagaggGCTTGTGCTACAAGGTACATGGATCATACGACGGTATGACAGGCTCCCACCAGCAGCAATCCAGTCACCATGCTCAACACTGCAATCCCCCTTTCCCTCGCGGAGAAACTTGACTTTATTCCCGCCCTGGTGTCACTTTGTGCCACTGTCGTGTGGGCAATGTTCACGGGATTATGGCGTTCATCATCCTATCCCAAGAGCTGGCTCCTACATGTCGGATATGCCGCGTTCCGGAAAGCAACCAGTCGACTCTCCGTTGCACAAATGCAGTATGTAGCTTCCCTTTTATAAATATGTCTATCGGGCGTGACGATCACTGACCGCACAGATATGTGATGCCGCCGACTAATAAGATTTATGATCAGTATGTGCGCAAGTCCAGAAAAGTAGCAGACACTGTAGACTTGGGCCATGGTGCATTGGGCCACTGGATTGGAGACCGCAATGCTGATAATGTCCTGATTTGGTATCACGGTATGTTGTACTACGGGACAAGCATCATACTTTCCCTGTTATGCATGCTAACAGCCACAGGCGGTGGATTTGCCCTCCCAGCGAACTTGGGCTATTTCAGTTTCTTCACTCGCCTAATCGCGGACAGTGGCCGTGCCAATAAATCCTTGGCGGTTTTCAGTCTCACATACACACTGGCCCCCCATGCAACATATCCCACACAGATTCGCCAGGCCGTGGAAGCGTTGCGGTATGTGGTTGAGCAGACCAAATTTTCACCAGGCCACATTCTCTTGGGTGGTGATTCGGCAGGAGGGAACCTGGTCGGCGGCGTCTTGTCCCACTTGGCTCATCCCCACCCTGCTATTGCCCCGGTGAACCTCTCCGAGCACCTCCGCGGCGCGGTCATGATCGCTCCGTGGACATCAATGGAGACGGACTTTTCGGGACAAGAGATCGATTCTCGAGGGGATTTGATCACGCCTGCAGTAGCAGGACCATGGGCCAGCGCCTACCTGGGTACCGCCAAGCGTGATTACTACACCGACTTATCTACTGCGCCAGCAGACTGGTACTCCACGTTTCCGGTGCAGAAGATTTTAGTTTGTGCCGGAGGAAGCGAGATTCTTTTCCCAATCATCCAGGATTTCGTGAAGAAACTAAAGGTAAGCTTTTTTTTAGCCTGCGATAACAGCGGGACGTCTTTATCTAACCTGAGCAGGAGGGCTTCCCGGGTGTGGAGTTGTGTGTTGGCCAGCGGGAGGGCCATGTCGCCCCGATCTACAATTTGTATATCGGGGACCAGACTGAGACGGAGCAGGGGAAGAGAGTCAAGAGCTGGTTGAGAGAGACTCTGTAGATACGACTTGAATGTTTATGATTTCTGTTATATACGCTGTCAACTTCATGAACGAACATCCTTATGAATCAGCCTACGGAGTAATATAGTTGGTTTCTAATTGTATAACACGCGCACTTTTATAGTACAAGATATCTTAGCTATGAAATTTCATTTGACTGGCTAAAATGCCACCCGTGGCTTAGACATATATATGATCCCGAGGGATACTCGGTCTACAGTTATAGTTTTGGGAGTACTACACTGAAAGCTACTGCAAATTCCAATGCTTTATACAGATGGTGGTATTGGTATGTCTAAGTTACTCGAATATACATAGCATGAACACATTAAATTAATTCAACACCCGGGTTCATTTACAGGCCCTTAGCCTCCTGTACATCCCGCAAAACCCTCAGATCTTTTGACCCCTTTCCGCGAGCAGCCTCCTGCAACCAGGAAGGGAATGCTCTGATCAGGCTAATCACACTAAAGTGGCTTGGTATAATAACCTGTCCGCTGCTCTGGGTGAGGATCTGTTTTacaacagcagcagataTCATTTCCGTCGTGAGGATGGGCCCTCTGAACTGGTGACCCACGTCGGTCAAGATCTTAATCATTGGGGTCTTGACCCAGTGAGGGTGGATGACACTGCAACTATTAGCACCTCTCCCGGCACCCCGAATGTATTCAGAATACATaaacaaaaagaggaagaaaagcaaagaaagaaaaagagaaaatacaGAAGAGAACATACCTAGTCCGAACTTTGGGAGCCTTATACCAGAGCCGTAATTCCTGGCCCAATCCCTCGTGGAATGCCAACGCACTCGCCTTGGTGCAACAGTAATCGACTATTTCACCTAGCGCCACAAAACTAGCCATGCTAGCAATTGTAATGACATGTCCATGGTTTTGCTTGATCATGCTGGGCAGGAATTCGCGCACCATCAGGAAATGCGACACTGTGTTGACCTCGAAGGTTTGTCGAATCTTGGCCTCCGGTTCATCGAGGATGCAACCGTCATGTCCGACGCCCGCATTGTTGACTAGCACGGTGGGATCGCCGTGCGTTGCTCGGATCTTCTCCGCTACATTGCGAATGTTCTCTGACGAGGTGATATCCGCTTTGTAGAAAGCGACGTTGGATGCTACAGCTTGTTAGCTTGAATACTCTCGATTGCCCCTTCGAGCAGTCAGGGACATACGCAGTTGGAAGGATGGCTCTTGGATATCTAGTATCACTACTCGAACCCCAGCCTTTGCGAGATCTTCCATTATTTGCTTGCCAATGCCACTGCATCCGCCGGTGACCAAGACCAGCTCGCGCTCATTTTGCCAGGGTTTGGCGCGTTGCCAGTTATTCGCTGCCCAATAGCCCAGCGAGCGGTTGGCCTTACTTATAATGCCTAGAGCCAGAAACGCTGTCAAAGC
This window of the Aspergillus flavus chromosome 8, complete sequence genome carries:
- a CDS encoding monooxygenase codes for the protein MDNRGIARMDIPATLKHLVAMEQSYDVIIIGAGISGINTAYRLQSQSPKLRYTILEARNNLGGTWDLFKYPGIRSDSDLFTFGFSWHPWDHGNPIADGPSIVKYIDNAAETHGIKKHIRFEHRLLGADWSSAENTWSLSVEHEGQSKSFSARFIVFGTGYYDYHTPLQAEIPGLDQFQGQIIHPQFWPEDLDYSDKKVVIIGSGATAVTLLPNLAQKAKHVTMLQRSPTYILSLPNRHRSWLSYILPAALDRKIQRLNWLLSSRFFFLFCQTFPTLARFILRLSVSRQLPSHVPHDPHFHPRYNPWDQRLCICPDGDFFKSLHTGRAEVKTDTIREVTASGVVLNSGEKLDADIIITATGLKLQIAGGASVTVDGIPQYVSEKYIWHGIMLQDVPNAAFVIGYTNASWTLGADATAQFLCRFLQELEKRGVKAAVPRLSPATAKEMQPRRLLNLNSTYVTKAERDLPKAADRGPWLPRDNYLDDIKFAKKGRIDEDMEFLGEKKLQ
- a CDS encoding lipase/thioesterase family protein, giving the protein MLNTAIPLSLAEKLDFIPALVSLCATVVWAMFTGLWRSSSYPKSWLLHVGYAAFRKATSRLSVAQMQYVMPPTNKIYDQYVRKSRKVADTVDLGHGALGHWIGDRNADNVLIWYHATGGGFALPANLGYFSFFTRLIADSGRANKSLAVFSLTYTLAPHATYPTQIRQAVEALRYVVEQTKFSPGHILLGGDSAGGNLVGGVLSHLAHPHPAIAPVNLSEHLRGAVMIAPWTSMETDFSGQEIDSRGDLITPAVAGPWASAYLGTAKRDYYTDLSTAPADWYSTFPVQKILVCAGGSEILFPIIQDFVKKLKEGFPGVELCVGQREGHVAPIYNLYIGDQTETEQGKRVKSWLRETL
- a CDS encoding hydroxysteroid 17-beta dehydrogenase 11 (short-chain dehydrogenase/reductase 2, putative), yielding MSLDQSLQLLRHWGQTALEHLPPQAQDVLLHPLVPKALTAFLALGIISKANRSLGYWAANNWQRAKPWQNERELVLVTGGCSGIGKQIMEDLAKAGVRVVILDIQEPSFQLPSNVAFYKADITSSENIRNVAEKIRATHGDPTVLVNNAGVGHDGCILDEPEAKIRQTFEVNTVSHFLMVREFLPSMIKQNHGHVITIASMASFVALGEIVDYCCTKASALAFHEGLGQELRLWYKAPKVRTSVIHPHWVKTPMIKILTDVGHQFRGPILTTEMISAAVVKQILTQSSGQVIIPSHFSVISLIRAFPSWLQEAARGKGSKDLRVLRDVQEAKGL